Proteins encoded together in one Chryseobacterium sp. G0201 window:
- a CDS encoding NAD(P)H-dependent oxidoreductase, producing the protein MELIEKLNWRFATKAMNGQKVPQEKVDKILEAARLAPTSSGLQPFEIIVITNQEVKEQIKPHAWNQPQITDCSHLLVFAAWDNYTEERINNMFDLTNEIRGFKNEGWGNYRQMLLDTYPQRSAEENFTHAAKQAYISFGAAIIATAFEEVDSTPMEGFSPEAVDEVLNLKEKGLKSVLLLPIGYREAANDWLVNLAKVRKPKEDFITEIN; encoded by the coding sequence ATGGAATTAATAGAAAAATTAAACTGGAGATTTGCCACCAAAGCGATGAACGGTCAAAAAGTACCTCAGGAAAAGGTAGATAAAATATTAGAAGCAGCAAGGTTAGCTCCAACTTCAAGTGGACTGCAGCCTTTCGAGATCATTGTAATTACCAATCAGGAAGTGAAAGAGCAAATAAAACCTCACGCTTGGAACCAGCCACAGATCACGGATTGTTCGCATCTTTTGGTTTTTGCAGCTTGGGATAATTATACGGAAGAAAGAATCAACAATATGTTTGATCTTACGAATGAAATCAGAGGTTTCAAAAATGAAGGTTGGGGAAACTACAGACAAATGTTGTTGGATACTTACCCTCAGAGATCTGCTGAAGAAAACTTCACTCATGCAGCAAAACAAGCTTATATTTCTTTCGGAGCGGCAATTATTGCGACAGCATTTGAAGAAGTAGATTCAACGCCGATGGAAGGTTTTTCTCCGGAAGCTGTTGATGAGGTTTTAAACTTAAAAGAAAAAGGATTGAAAAGCGTTTTATTGTTGCCGATCGGTTACAGAGAAGCAGCCAACGACTGGTTGGTGAATCTTGCCAAAGTAAGAAAACCTAAAGAAGATTTCATTACAGAGATTAACTAA
- a CDS encoding uroporphyrinogen-III synthase, whose translation MKILFTKNIDQSVISKELGEDILVDCVEVIKTNPIKIDSFDLKNHSLIFTSVNGVISFFKNNFKPNEDFTAKNYNKIYCVGEKTKRELRKNGFGTFKVLKNAETLSKFIISHCQHEQFVHFCGNLAIDVLDKELPLQNIKYKKITVYNTEETNPLVPEKYHAVVFFSPSGVRSFAKLNSLDGMTIFSIGETTSNELRKYTQEKIYTSVGNNLVSIFELIRRTVKNNL comes from the coding sequence ATGAAAATATTATTTACCAAAAATATAGACCAATCTGTTATATCCAAAGAATTAGGAGAGGATATTTTGGTCGATTGTGTTGAGGTAATTAAGACCAATCCTATTAAAATTGATTCTTTTGACCTAAAAAACCATTCCTTAATTTTCACAAGTGTAAACGGTGTAATTTCTTTTTTTAAAAATAATTTTAAACCCAATGAAGATTTTACTGCAAAAAATTACAATAAAATCTATTGTGTTGGCGAAAAAACCAAAAGAGAATTAAGAAAAAACGGTTTTGGAACTTTTAAAGTGTTGAAAAATGCCGAAACACTTTCAAAATTTATCATCAGTCATTGTCAGCATGAGCAATTTGTTCATTTTTGTGGAAATTTAGCGATTGATGTTCTCGATAAAGAGCTTCCGTTACAAAACATTAAGTATAAAAAAATAACAGTTTACAATACCGAGGAAACTAATCCTTTAGTTCCTGAAAAATATCATGCTGTAGTTTTTTTTAGTCCAAGTGGAGTTCGTAGTTTTGCAAAACTGAATTCTTTGGACGGAATGACGATTTTTTCTATCGGAGAAACGACTTCCAACGAACTTAGAAAATATACCCAAGAGAAGATTTATACTTCCGTGGGAAACAATCTCGTATCGATCTTTGAATTAATACGAAGAACAGTAAAAAACAATCTTTGA
- a CDS encoding ribose-phosphate pyrophosphokinase produces the protein MADQLSYLFSTRTSKVLAEKIAQHYGKELGKIIIQEFSDGEFEPVLDESVRGGRVFLIASTFPPADNLLELLLMIDAAKRASAKSITVVLPYFGLARQDRKDKPRAPIGAKLVANLLTAAGATRIMTMDLHADQIQGFFEIPVDHLYASTIFVDYIRDMNLDNLTIASPDMGGAKRAKNYAGHLGADVVIAYKERKKANVIEEMFLIGDVVGKNVILIDDMIDTAGTLCKAADILMEKGAKSVRAMATHGVLSGKAYDNIENSKLLEVIVTDSIPVKNNLTNKIKVLSCAPLFADVMKMVHEHQSISSKFVI, from the coding sequence ATGGCCGATCAGTTAAGTTATCTATTTTCTACAAGAACAAGTAAGGTCTTGGCAGAAAAAATTGCCCAACATTATGGGAAAGAATTAGGGAAAATCATCATTCAGGAGTTCAGCGATGGTGAATTTGAACCTGTGCTAGACGAATCTGTAAGAGGAGGAAGAGTTTTCCTGATTGCTTCTACATTTCCGCCGGCAGACAATCTTTTAGAGCTTCTTTTAATGATTGACGCAGCAAAAAGAGCTTCTGCTAAAAGTATTACCGTTGTACTTCCGTATTTCGGGTTGGCAAGACAAGACAGAAAAGACAAGCCAAGAGCACCTATCGGAGCTAAATTGGTGGCAAATCTTTTAACTGCTGCGGGAGCAACAAGAATCATGACGATGGATCTGCACGCGGATCAGATTCAGGGATTCTTTGAAATTCCTGTTGATCATCTGTATGCTTCTACAATTTTCGTAGATTACATCAGAGATATGAATCTTGATAATCTTACCATTGCTTCTCCGGATATGGGTGGAGCAAAAAGAGCAAAAAACTATGCCGGTCACTTAGGCGCAGATGTTGTAATTGCTTACAAAGAAAGAAAAAAAGCAAATGTAATCGAAGAAATGTTTCTTATCGGAGATGTTGTAGGGAAAAATGTTATCCTTATTGATGATATGATCGATACTGCAGGAACGCTTTGTAAAGCTGCAGACATTTTAATGGAGAAAGGAGCAAAATCTGTAAGAGCAATGGCAACTCACGGAGTGCTTTCAGGCAAAGCTTATGATAATATTGAGAACTCAAAATTATTGGAAGTTATTGTAACTGACTCAATTCCTGTAAAAAATAATTTGACAAACAAAATAAAAGTGCTATCTTGCGCCCCTCTATTTGCGGACGTTATGAAGATGGTTCATGAGCATCAATCAATTAGCAGTAAGTTTGTTATTTAA
- a CDS encoding T9SS type A sorting domain-containing protein, which produces MKKILLPLVLACGMTNAQLFSENFNAGALPTGWTVNNPDTTYNWAVGTQSGFSSFPTGAAFFDDDDAGPSSINSNARLVSPVINLTAASSPKLSFKYANMIYDNDSTLKVEAFNGTAWVQVFSFSGNAGEWDIDFNTFTYVLTTYEDATNIDLSPYANPNFQLRFVYDDAADYSYGVVVDDVVISATTILGTSEVSASDKVKVYPNPVKDDLFIKSDELKSSKVSVIDMSGKKVKAFEGKSEKYNLSDLPNGNYMILIDNGKEIITKKILKK; this is translated from the coding sequence ATGAAAAAAATATTACTTCCTTTAGTATTGGCTTGCGGTATGACCAATGCTCAATTGTTTTCAGAGAACTTTAATGCTGGAGCTTTACCTACAGGATGGACGGTAAACAATCCAGATACAACCTATAATTGGGCAGTCGGAACTCAATCCGGGTTCTCTTCTTTTCCAACCGGAGCCGCGTTTTTTGATGATGACGATGCCGGACCATCAAGTATAAATTCCAATGCCAGATTGGTATCACCTGTTATTAACCTTACAGCAGCTTCCAGTCCAAAACTATCCTTTAAATATGCCAATATGATCTACGATAATGATTCAACCTTGAAAGTTGAAGCATTTAACGGTACAGCGTGGGTGCAGGTTTTCAGCTTCAGTGGAAATGCTGGTGAGTGGGATATTGATTTTAATACATTTACATATGTACTTACTACTTATGAAGATGCTACGAATATTGATTTAAGCCCTTATGCTAATCCTAATTTCCAACTGAGATTTGTATATGACGATGCAGCAGATTATTCATATGGAGTAGTGGTGGACGATGTTGTTATTTCTGCAACTACTATATTGGGAACATCAGAAGTTTCGGCTTCTGATAAGGTTAAAGTATATCCAAATCCTGTAAAGGACGATCTTTTCATTAAGTCTGATGAATTAAAAAGTTCTAAAGTAAGCGTGATAGATATGTCCGGAAAAAAAGTGAAGGCTTTCGAAGGAAAATCTGAAAAATATAATCTTTCTGACTTACCAAACGGAAATTATATGATCTTAATTGATAACGGAAAAGAAATCATAACAAAGAAAATTCTTAAAAAATAA
- a CDS encoding 50S ribosomal protein L25/general stress protein Ctc, protein MKSITIQGTKRESVGKKSTKALRDAELVPCVVYGGGEPLNFSATEKSFKGLVYTPEAHTVSIEVDGQTIPAVLQDIQFHPITDKILHADFYQLSADKPVVMEVPVRITGRSKGVVAGGVLRQSFRKLKVKAIPANLPDEIVVDITSLKIGNKLYVGTIKAEGYSFVHPDNAVVVAVKMSRNAAKGGAVADDDDEEEVVAEVEGGSPATEEAAAE, encoded by the coding sequence ATGAAATCAATTACAATTCAAGGTACAAAAAGAGAAAGCGTGGGCAAAAAGTCGACAAAAGCTTTACGTGATGCTGAATTAGTTCCTTGTGTTGTTTACGGAGGTGGCGAGCCATTGAACTTCTCTGCAACAGAGAAATCGTTCAAAGGTTTGGTATATACTCCTGAAGCACACACGGTATCTATTGAAGTTGACGGGCAGACAATTCCTGCAGTTCTTCAAGATATTCAGTTCCACCCAATTACTGATAAAATTCTTCACGCGGATTTCTATCAACTATCTGCTGATAAGCCAGTTGTTATGGAAGTTCCTGTAAGAATCACTGGTCGTTCTAAAGGTGTTGTAGCTGGTGGTGTTTTACGTCAGTCTTTCAGAAAATTGAAAGTAAAAGCTATTCCTGCAAACTTGCCAGACGAGATCGTAGTAGATATTACTTCTCTTAAAATTGGTAACAAACTTTATGTTGGAACTATTAAAGCTGAAGGTTATTCTTTCGTACACCCAGACAATGCAGTTGTAGTAGCTGTTAAGATGTCTAGAAATGCAGCTAAAGGTGGTGCAGTTGCGGATGATGACGATGAAGAAGAAGTTGTAGCGGAAGTTGAAGGAGGTTCTCCTGCAACTGAAGAAGCAGCAGCTGAATAA
- a CDS encoding N-acetylmuramoyl-L-alanine amidase, with amino-acid sequence MRKLICILFLLILNVANAQNSEFKIINKPINYSQERIRLSLEYLKNHHQIVQNAPTISPKMIVLHYTAGGTVETNYKYFNKTNLESARNTLKKQSTLNVSSQYIVDRDGTIYQLMEPNMFARHTIGLNYCAIGIENIGSKQQPLTEKQIVSNAQLIRFLTKKYNIEYLIGHSEYGIFRNSKLWKETDPNYFTAKEDPGKDFMSKVRLLVTDLHLKDKP; translated from the coding sequence ATGAGAAAACTGATCTGTATTTTATTTTTATTGATATTAAATGTCGCAAACGCACAAAACAGCGAGTTTAAAATAATTAATAAACCTATTAATTATTCACAGGAAAGAATTCGTCTCAGTTTGGAATATCTAAAAAACCATCATCAAATTGTACAAAATGCACCCACCATTTCACCGAAAATGATTGTACTGCATTATACAGCAGGCGGAACGGTTGAAACGAATTACAAATACTTTAATAAAACTAATCTGGAAAGCGCCAGAAATACTTTAAAAAAACAAAGTACCCTGAACGTTTCCTCGCAATATATTGTAGACAGAGATGGCACAATTTATCAGCTTATGGAGCCCAATATGTTTGCGAGACATACCATCGGACTTAATTATTGTGCAATAGGTATTGAAAATATTGGAAGCAAACAGCAACCGCTCACAGAAAAACAAATAGTTTCCAATGCTCAGTTAATTAGATTTTTAACTAAAAAATATAATATAGAATATTTAATAGGACATTCAGAATATGGTATCTTTAGAAATTCTAAACTTTGGAAAGAAACCGATCCCAATTACTTTACAGCAAAAGAAGATCCCGGAAAAGATTTTATGAGCAAAGTAAGACTTTTAGTCACAGATCTGCATCTTAAAGATAAACCATAA
- a CDS encoding DUF1287 domain-containing protein: MKKYLSFLVFLFCIFIAKSQNKFASRLSDAALGLTKDKVSYDPAYFPIEYPNGDVPSDKGVCTDVIIRAYRKLGIDLQKEVHEDMTKNFSKYPKNWGLKKADTNIDHRRVPNLRVFFAKFGKEKSIETNPALYVPGDIVTWILPGNLTHIGIVVNKKSADGKRYLIVHNIGGGQVIEDCLFKFTITGHYQYPK, from the coding sequence ATGAAAAAGTATCTCTCTTTTCTAGTCTTTCTATTTTGTATTTTCATTGCAAAATCACAGAATAAATTTGCATCACGACTTTCTGATGCTGCTTTGGGTTTAACAAAAGATAAAGTAAGCTACGATCCTGCATATTTCCCCATCGAATATCCAAACGGTGATGTTCCCTCTGATAAAGGAGTCTGCACAGATGTTATCATCAGAGCGTACAGAAAACTGGGAATTGACCTGCAGAAAGAAGTACATGAAGATATGACGAAAAACTTTTCAAAATATCCAAAAAACTGGGGATTAAAAAAAGCAGATACCAATATCGATCACCGAAGAGTACCTAATCTGAGAGTTTTCTTTGCAAAATTCGGAAAAGAAAAATCCATTGAAACTAATCCTGCTCTTTATGTCCCCGGCGATATTGTCACTTGGATTTTACCCGGAAACTTAACGCACATCGGAATCGTTGTCAATAAAAAATCTGCTGACGGAAAAAGATATTTAATTGTACATAATATAGGAGGCGGACAGGTCATAGAAGATTGCCTGTTTAAATTTACAATCACCGGACATTATCAATATCCTAAATAA
- the hemC gene encoding hydroxymethylbilane synthase — protein MKSIRIGTRNSALALWQAREVARHLQNNNYLTDIVPIVSSGDKNLNQPLYSLGITGVFTRDLDVALLNDEIDIAVHSLKDVPTQLPENIELIAYLERDFPQDVLIRKEESRTKEFHELKLATSSLRRRAFWLRNYPHAEFSDIRGNIQTRLQKLEDQDFDATILSLAGIKRMKMDIDYEMLPLMIPAPSQGVIAVAGHSDKKEINEILSTINHKTTQICVEIERNFLSTLEGGCTAPIGAFAEFFGDQIRFKAALCSLDGKNCIATDENFEYNEEENFGKKLANIVLENGGRELMAEIKGQF, from the coding sequence ATGAAAAGCATTAGAATCGGAACCAGAAATTCCGCACTTGCACTTTGGCAGGCAAGAGAGGTTGCCAGGCACCTACAAAACAATAATTATTTAACCGACATCGTACCTATCGTTTCTTCCGGCGATAAAAATCTCAATCAGCCCCTTTATTCTTTAGGAATTACGGGTGTTTTTACCAGAGATCTGGATGTTGCATTATTAAATGACGAGATCGACATTGCGGTTCACTCTTTAAAAGACGTACCTACTCAGTTACCTGAAAACATTGAACTTATTGCTTATCTTGAAAGAGATTTTCCTCAGGATGTATTAATAAGAAAAGAAGAATCCAGAACGAAAGAGTTTCACGAGTTGAAATTGGCAACAAGCAGCTTGAGAAGAAGAGCTTTCTGGTTAAGAAATTATCCTCACGCTGAATTTTCAGATATTCGCGGAAACATTCAGACACGTCTTCAAAAACTGGAAGATCAGGATTTTGATGCTACAATTTTATCTTTAGCAGGAATTAAAAGGATGAAAATGGACATTGATTACGAGATGCTTCCATTAATGATTCCCGCACCTTCACAAGGTGTAATTGCTGTTGCGGGTCATTCTGACAAGAAAGAGATCAACGAGATCCTAAGTACAATCAATCATAAAACAACGCAAATCTGTGTTGAGATCGAAAGAAACTTTTTAAGCACTTTAGAAGGAGGCTGTACAGCCCCTATTGGAGCTTTTGCTGAATTTTTCGGAGATCAAATTCGTTTCAAAGCGGCACTTTGCTCATTAGACGGAAAAAACTGCATTGCAACGGATGAGAATTTTGAATATAATGAAGAAGAGAATTTCGGTAAAAAATTAGCAAACATCGTTTTAGAAAATGGTGGAAGAGAATTAATGGCTGAAATTAAAGGTCAGTTTTAA
- a CDS encoding cysteine desulfurase, producing the protein MFDIQEIRSQFTILNQQVNGKPLVYLDNAATSQKPNSVLEVWNKYYTELNANVHRGIHTLSQLATEEMELSRRKVQKFINAKHDFEVIFTKGTTEGLNLIAYILTQKLKKDDEIIISYLEHHSNIVPWQLLCERTGAKLRVIPIDENGILQLDYLDQYLSEKTKVVSVNQVSNALGIVNPIEEIIAKTRKNSDAYIVIDGAQSAPHFTIDVQKMDCDFFVFSGHKMYAPMGTGILYGKQEILEDLPPFHGGGEMIATCSFDGTTYAGLPFKYEAGTPNVGGNIALGAAIDFIGKVGQSTIQNHENALLEYAQRQLLEIENLKVYGEKANRTGVVSFNLEGTGISSDVGMILDKMGIAVRTGHHCTQPIMDFFNIAGTVRASFAIYNTFEEIDSLVEGVKKAQRMLS; encoded by the coding sequence ATGTTTGACATTCAAGAAATAAGAAGTCAGTTTACTATATTAAACCAGCAGGTGAACGGTAAGCCATTAGTTTACTTAGATAATGCAGCAACATCTCAAAAACCAAATTCAGTTTTAGAAGTTTGGAATAAATATTACACCGAGCTTAACGCTAATGTACATAGAGGAATTCATACATTAAGTCAGTTAGCAACAGAAGAAATGGAGCTTTCAAGAAGAAAGGTTCAGAAATTCATTAATGCTAAACATGATTTTGAAGTAATTTTTACAAAAGGAACAACAGAAGGATTAAACCTCATCGCTTATATTTTAACTCAGAAGCTTAAAAAGGATGATGAAATTATCATTTCTTACCTTGAGCATCACTCAAATATCGTTCCTTGGCAATTGCTTTGTGAAAGAACAGGCGCGAAACTTCGTGTTATTCCAATTGATGAAAATGGTATTCTCCAACTTGATTATTTGGATCAATATTTAAGCGAAAAAACGAAAGTTGTTTCTGTAAATCAGGTTTCCAATGCATTAGGAATTGTAAATCCGATTGAAGAAATCATTGCTAAAACAAGAAAAAATTCTGATGCTTATATTGTAATTGATGGAGCTCAGTCGGCTCCGCATTTCACAATCGACGTTCAGAAAATGGATTGTGATTTCTTTGTTTTTTCAGGTCATAAAATGTACGCTCCGATGGGAACAGGTATTTTATACGGAAAACAAGAGATTTTAGAAGATTTGCCGCCATTTCATGGAGGAGGAGAGATGATCGCAACATGTTCTTTTGACGGAACTACTTACGCAGGTTTACCTTTTAAATATGAAGCCGGAACTCCAAATGTAGGCGGAAATATTGCTTTGGGTGCTGCCATAGATTTTATTGGAAAAGTAGGTCAGTCAACCATTCAAAATCATGAAAATGCTTTGTTGGAATATGCTCAAAGACAATTGTTAGAGATAGAAAACCTAAAAGTCTATGGTGAAAAAGCCAACAGAACAGGTGTTGTTTCTTTTAATTTAGAAGGAACAGGAATTTCTTCTGATGTAGGGATGATTCTTGATAAAATGGGCATTGCTGTGAGAACAGGGCATCATTGTACACAACCTATTATGGATTTCTTTAATATTGCAGGAACCGTGAGAGCAAGTTTTGCCATTTACAATACTTTCGAGGAAATTGATTCTTTGGTGGAAGGGGTAAAAAAAGCACAGAGAATGCTTTCTTAA
- the hemE gene encoding uroporphyrinogen decarboxylase codes for MIKNDLYLKALRGETVERPPVWMMRQAGRYLPEFIALRDKYDFFTRCQTPELASEITVQPIRRFPLDAAILFSDILVVPQAMGIDFKMKENVGPWLDNPIRTMEQVQNVVVPDVNDTLGYVFDAIELTLIKLDNEIPLIGFAGSPWTILCYCVEGKGSKAFDIAKSFCFQQPEAAHLLLQKITDTTIAYLKRKVEKGVSAVQIFDSWGGMLSPADYQEFSWQYINQIVEALSPLSHVVVFGKGCWFALEDMTMSKVSALGVDWTIKPELARTLTNHTMTLQGNFDPARLHSTPETIKKMVTEMINRFGKDRYIANLGHGILPNIPVENAEAFIRAVVDWKPNN; via the coding sequence ATGATTAAGAACGACCTATATTTAAAAGCACTTCGCGGAGAAACCGTAGAAAGACCGCCAGTTTGGATGATGAGACAAGCCGGAAGATATTTGCCGGAATTCATTGCTCTTCGTGACAAATATGATTTCTTCACGAGATGTCAAACCCCGGAACTAGCTTCTGAAATTACAGTACAACCGATCCGCAGATTTCCTTTGGATGCTGCTATTCTGTTTTCTGATATTTTGGTAGTTCCTCAAGCGATGGGAATTGATTTTAAAATGAAGGAAAATGTTGGTCCGTGGCTAGACAACCCGATCAGAACGATGGAACAGGTACAAAACGTTGTCGTTCCCGATGTGAATGATACGCTAGGATACGTTTTTGATGCGATCGAATTAACTTTGATAAAACTAGACAATGAAATTCCATTGATCGGTTTTGCAGGTTCTCCCTGGACGATTCTTTGCTACTGTGTAGAAGGAAAAGGTAGTAAAGCTTTTGATATTGCTAAGTCATTCTGTTTCCAACAGCCGGAAGCTGCTCATTTATTGCTTCAAAAGATCACAGATACTACAATAGCTTATCTTAAAAGAAAAGTAGAAAAAGGTGTTTCTGCCGTACAGATCTTCGATTCTTGGGGCGGAATGCTTTCTCCTGCAGATTATCAGGAATTCTCTTGGCAATATATCAATCAAATTGTTGAAGCTTTAAGTCCGCTTTCTCATGTTGTTGTATTTGGAAAAGGATGTTGGTTCGCGTTGGAAGATATGACCATGTCTAAAGTTTCGGCTTTAGGTGTTGACTGGACAATCAAGCCTGAACTAGCAAGAACATTGACGAATCACACAATGACCCTTCAAGGGAATTTTGATCCGGCGAGATTACATTCTACGCCTGAAACTATCAAAAAAATGGTAACTGAAATGATCAACCGTTTCGGAAAAGACAGATATATTGCGAATCTTGGTCACGGAATTTTACCTAATATTCCGGTAGAAAATGCAGAAGCTTTTATTAGAGCTGTTGTGGATTGGAAACCGAATAATTAA